Proteins co-encoded in one Leucobacter exalbidus genomic window:
- the nagA gene encoding N-acetylglucosamine-6-phosphate deacetylase, with the protein MAATATVIHSARLLTGHEEIADAWVLLSDGIITARGSGSGWRDALAAVPGGGAEPAIDVVDAAGLTLLPGFIDMHCHGAAGVAYDDPDQAEIERALALHRSHGTTRSVLSLVTAPVDALVTQVAHIAELTGQGLGVLGSHLEGPFLADEFRGAHDPTMLCSADAASIDRLVAAGAGTLRQVTLAPELDGGMAAIERFVAAGVIVAVGHTATDYAGARAAFAAGASVLTHAFNGMRGIHHRAPGPVVAAMAEPQVTLELINDGVHVHPDVVAMAFAGAPGRVALITDAMAATGCSDGPYLLGSLEVDVLDGVARLAGGGSIAGSTLTLDRALLHAVQGCGVPEQQAVAALTSVPARALGLADRFGDLAVGYAADAVLVDVDFTVISVWADGARAV; encoded by the coding sequence ATGGCAGCCACTGCTACCGTCATCCACTCCGCCAGACTCCTCACCGGCCACGAAGAAATCGCTGATGCGTGGGTGCTTTTGTCTGATGGAATCATCACTGCCCGCGGCTCCGGATCAGGCTGGCGCGATGCCCTCGCCGCCGTGCCCGGCGGCGGCGCTGAGCCTGCGATCGACGTGGTCGATGCGGCCGGGCTCACCCTGCTGCCCGGGTTTATTGACATGCACTGCCACGGCGCAGCAGGCGTCGCCTACGACGACCCCGATCAGGCCGAGATTGAGCGGGCGCTCGCCCTGCACCGCAGCCACGGCACCACGCGCAGCGTGCTGTCGCTCGTCACCGCCCCCGTCGATGCGCTGGTCACCCAAGTGGCGCACATCGCCGAGCTCACCGGGCAGGGGTTGGGGGTGCTGGGGTCGCACCTCGAGGGGCCGTTTCTCGCTGACGAGTTTAGGGGCGCACACGACCCCACGATGCTGTGCTCGGCCGACGCGGCCAGCATTGACCGCCTCGTCGCGGCGGGCGCGGGCACGCTGCGGCAGGTCACCCTGGCCCCCGAGCTCGATGGCGGCATGGCGGCCATTGAACGGTTCGTGGCGGCTGGCGTTATAGTCGCCGTGGGGCATACGGCCACCGACTATGCGGGGGCTCGCGCCGCATTCGCAGCGGGCGCCTCGGTTTTGACGCATGCCTTTAATGGCATGCGCGGCATTCACCATCGCGCACCGGGGCCCGTGGTGGCCGCGATGGCCGAGCCGCAGGTGACGCTCGAGCTCATCAATGATGGCGTGCACGTGCACCCCGACGTGGTGGCCATGGCGTTTGCCGGGGCACCGGGGCGTGTGGCACTGATCACCGACGCGATGGCCGCGACGGGCTGCAGCGACGGCCCCTACCTCTTGGGGTCGCTTGAGGTGGACGTGCTCGACGGCGTCGCCCGGCTTGCGGGCGGCGGCTCGATTGCGGGCTCAACGCTCACGCTCGACAGGGCGCTGCTGCACGCGGTGCAGGGATGCGGGGTGCCCGAGCAGCAGGCAGTGGCTGCGCTCACCTCGGTGCCCGCGCGAGCGCTGGGCCTGGCCGACCGCTTCGGCGATCTCGCCGTGGGCTACGCAGCAGACGCTGTGCTCGTTGACGTCGACTTCACCGTGATCTCGGTCTGGGCAGACGGAGCGCGCGCGGTCTAA
- a CDS encoding ROK family protein, translated as MISLPNVGPGRSVIAFDVGGTDIKSALIDERGEVRGFGRSATPVERLNPLTPGANGNLGAAPQIIAQLRELQLELTRAHPDVTPVAASIVVPGIVDSDRGVGVFASNLGWKDAPIRALAEQALGIPVAFHHDIHSASSAELKFGSARNVRNAVVVVLGTGIAGTVIIDGAPYLAGGFAGEIGHSPVADGPQCPCGGRGCLETIASGGAIARRYRDRVLASGDGRATPDRVRDILTLADAGDVDARAVWEEALDALALAFAQITAVIAPDAIVLAGGLSLAGDALVRPLRERLEARLSFHRRPEILTAQLGGDAGLIGAVLFARALAEANEAAANAAAGTPFSSDEA; from the coding sequence GTGATCAGCCTGCCGAACGTCGGCCCCGGTCGCTCCGTCATCGCGTTCGACGTGGGGGGCACCGACATCAAATCGGCCCTCATCGACGAACGCGGTGAGGTGCGCGGGTTCGGTCGTTCGGCGACCCCGGTTGAGCGACTGAACCCGCTCACCCCGGGGGCCAACGGCAACCTGGGCGCCGCGCCGCAGATCATCGCGCAGCTGCGTGAACTGCAGCTCGAGCTCACCCGCGCGCACCCCGATGTGACGCCCGTTGCGGCGTCCATCGTGGTGCCCGGGATCGTGGATTCCGACCGTGGGGTGGGCGTCTTCGCCTCGAACCTCGGTTGGAAAGACGCCCCGATCAGGGCGCTCGCTGAGCAGGCGCTCGGGATTCCGGTGGCGTTTCACCACGACATTCACTCGGCTAGCTCGGCCGAGCTGAAATTCGGCAGCGCGCGCAATGTGCGCAACGCGGTCGTCGTCGTGCTGGGCACGGGGATCGCCGGCACCGTCATCATCGACGGGGCACCCTACCTCGCGGGTGGGTTCGCCGGCGAGATCGGGCACTCGCCCGTCGCCGATGGGCCGCAATGCCCATGCGGTGGGCGCGGCTGCCTCGAAACCATTGCGTCGGGCGGCGCGATCGCCAGGCGCTACCGCGACCGGGTACTTGCCTCGGGCGACGGCCGGGCCACTCCCGATCGGGTGCGCGATATTTTGACGCTCGCCGACGCGGGTGACGTTGATGCCCGCGCAGTGTGGGAGGAAGCGCTTGACGCGCTGGCGCTCGCATTCGCGCAGATCACGGCCGTGATTGCGCCCGATGCGATTGTGCTGGCTGGCGGGCTGAGCCTGGCCGGCGATGCTCTCGTGCGGCCACTGCGCGAGCGGCTCGAAGCGCGCCTGTCGTTTCACCGCCGGCCCGAGATTTTGACCGCCCAGCTCGGCGGCGACGCTGGGCTCATCGGCGCCGTCCTGTTCGCGCGGGCGCTCGCCGAGGCCAACGAAGCGGCCGCGAACGCAGCCGCGGGCACACCATTTAGTTCTGACGAAGCCTAG
- a CDS encoding 1-phosphofructokinase family hexose kinase: MTHVIVTVTPNPALDMTWVADSVQAGGSHRVDAGRARAGGKGINVARVAHAEGYPVVAVTTSGGAVGAEFAAELRDSGVPHTLVPVAAQTRRSIAVFDESVSDTMIFNERGETPTGPEWTALVAAVTAALDATAGADTGADADAGADAAAGALVISGSMPPGIGEAELQQLMAPAIARGVPVIVDTSGPLLLAAARAGASLLKPNREELAAATGIAEPMAGIAALCALGAGAVLCSLGSEGMLLASATDPAERSGQRARRAKLDTPLHGNPTGAGDAGVAAAATLAAEGVSLGDSRVLRRATAWSAAAVLMPIAGEISPRHEALERELVLDTVTPADLAAPAHHRSTEGAPA; the protein is encoded by the coding sequence GTGACGCACGTCATCGTGACGGTTACCCCCAACCCCGCCCTCGATATGACGTGGGTGGCCGACAGTGTGCAGGCGGGTGGTTCGCACCGCGTTGACGCGGGGCGGGCGCGGGCCGGCGGTAAAGGCATCAATGTCGCGCGGGTGGCCCACGCCGAGGGGTATCCCGTTGTCGCCGTGACCACGAGCGGCGGCGCGGTGGGTGCCGAGTTCGCCGCAGAACTGCGTGACAGCGGTGTGCCGCACACCCTCGTGCCGGTGGCCGCGCAGACCAGGCGCAGTATCGCCGTGTTCGACGAATCGGTGTCAGACACCATGATCTTCAACGAGCGCGGCGAAACACCCACCGGCCCCGAATGGACGGCTCTCGTGGCCGCGGTCACCGCGGCGCTTGACGCAACTGCCGGTGCTGATACCGGTGCTGATGCTGATGCCGGTGCCGATGCCGCCGCCGGGGCGCTCGTGATCTCGGGCAGCATGCCTCCCGGCATCGGCGAGGCCGAGCTGCAGCAGCTGATGGCCCCCGCCATTGCGCGCGGGGTGCCCGTCATTGTCGACACCTCGGGGCCGCTGCTGTTGGCCGCGGCCCGGGCCGGGGCGTCACTGCTGAAGCCCAACCGCGAAGAGCTCGCCGCGGCCACCGGCATCGCCGAGCCGATGGCGGGCATCGCCGCCCTCTGCGCCCTCGGCGCAGGCGCGGTGCTGTGCTCGCTCGGCAGCGAAGGCATGCTGCTCGCCAGCGCAACAGACCCCGCCGAACGCAGCGGACAGCGCGCGCGGCGCGCCAAACTCGACACCCCGCTGCACGGCAACCCCACGGGGGCCGGTGACGCCGGGGTTGCCGCGGCCGCCACCCTCGCCGCCGAGGGCGTCTCGCTCGGCGACTCCCGCGTGCTGCGCCGCGCCACCGCCTGGTCTGCCGCAGCTGTACTGATGCCCATCGCCGGTGAAATCTCACCGCGCCACGAAGCGCTCGAACGCGAGCTTGTGCTCGACACCGTCACCCCCGCCGATCTCGCGGCGCCCGCCCACCATCGCTCGACCGAAGGAGCACCCGCATGA
- a CDS encoding DUF2568 domain-containing protein: protein MTSTANPSAPRSTVILPLVRALFHLASVVIITVWGFLSWPLPFPGILAGLGLLAFTVVIWALFLSPKPVLRTDRFGQALVELMLLAAAVAALLFLGVFWVWPALFGVVGAVVGFTTSARRG, encoded by the coding sequence GTGACCAGCACCGCAAACCCCAGCGCCCCCCGTTCGACCGTTATCTTGCCGCTCGTGCGCGCACTGTTCCACCTGGCATCCGTGGTCATCATCACGGTGTGGGGTTTTCTGTCGTGGCCGCTGCCGTTCCCCGGCATCCTTGCGGGCCTCGGATTGCTCGCGTTCACCGTCGTGATCTGGGCACTGTTCCTATCGCCCAAACCGGTGCTGCGCACCGACCGCTTTGGTCAGGCACTGGTTGAGCTGATGCTGCTCGCCGCCGCCGTTGCCGCACTGCTGTTCCTCGGCGTCTTCTGGGTCTGGCCCGCACTCTTCGGCGTCGTCGGAGCCGTCGTCGGCTTCACCACCTCGGCACGCCGCGGCTAA
- a CDS encoding class II fructose-bisphosphate aldolase, with protein MSLVTTHELLAEANASGVAVAALNVVHLETAEALAQAAEAAGYPVILQISQNCADFHGGLAPIGLATLEIAKRSSARIAVHLDHAERVELVDEAIALGFSSVMYDGGKLPYDENVAVTAEVAARCRAAGVFIEAELGEVGGKDGAHAPGVRTDPEEARAFVEATGVDALAVAVGSSHAMNERTAALDLELIERLRAAVPVPLVLHGSSGVPDEVISQAIVAGMRKINVSTHLVGFFTRAIRESLTVQPNVVDSRKYVGAARAAVVPEAARLIRLFAGGNN; from the coding sequence ATGAGCCTCGTCACCACCCACGAACTCCTCGCCGAAGCCAACGCCAGCGGTGTCGCTGTCGCCGCGCTCAACGTGGTGCACCTCGAAACCGCCGAAGCGCTCGCGCAAGCCGCCGAAGCCGCCGGCTACCCGGTGATCTTGCAGATCTCGCAGAACTGCGCTGACTTTCACGGCGGGCTCGCCCCGATCGGCCTCGCCACCCTCGAAATCGCGAAGCGCAGCAGCGCCCGCATCGCCGTGCACCTCGATCACGCCGAACGCGTCGAGCTCGTCGACGAGGCGATCGCGCTGGGCTTCAGCTCGGTGATGTACGACGGCGGCAAACTGCCCTACGACGAAAACGTCGCGGTCACCGCCGAGGTGGCTGCGCGCTGCCGCGCGGCCGGCGTCTTCATCGAAGCCGAACTCGGCGAGGTCGGCGGTAAAGACGGCGCCCACGCCCCAGGGGTGCGCACCGATCCGGAAGAGGCCCGCGCGTTCGTTGAGGCCACCGGCGTCGATGCCCTCGCGGTCGCGGTCGGTTCATCGCACGCGATGAACGAGCGCACCGCCGCGCTCGATCTTGAGCTCATCGAGCGCCTGCGCGCGGCCGTTCCCGTGCCGCTCGTGCTGCACGGATCATCGGGCGTGCCCGATGAGGTCATCAGCCAGGCTATCGTTGCAGGCATGCGCAAGATCAACGTGTCGACCCACCTCGTGGGCTTCTTCACCCGCGCCATTCGTGAATCACTCACCGTCCAGCCCAATGTGGTCGACTCCCGCAAGTATGTGGGCGCAGCGCGCGCGGCCGTGGTGCCCGAGGCTGCGCGTCTGATTCGTTTGTTTGCCGGCGGAAATAACTAG
- a CDS encoding amidohydrolase family protein: MNHDRSYIAVRNVRVWRDDATFSAPTRVSWTEGLFDPLASGDDAHAHAHDHGPDLDGTGLWLIPGLVDAHLHAGWQAFNAADRDALDADATHALVAAGLRRTLQAGFTSARDAGGLTPEAIAQIPTYERPRMQAAIAMIDRGVADRAGGIERAVDEVLSQGAQWVKLVATAGVASPAGAGLEAHFTRTEVQRAVSLAGAASAQVMVHAWGGAAIDDAIEAGAASIEHGIFLTPAQATRITERGVTFVPTLRIYRLVQAMIERGELPASFAARVAEAVSTHPHAVRIARDAGCQIALGTDYGTPGQHGTGRLEFDVLVAAGLTPEAALVAATRGGAQLLAGADPDQSLALAGRIAPGAPADAVLLRRDPRQPGALSDPAAIAAVIAHGRLVADVSYERNPS; encoded by the coding sequence ATGAACCATGATCGGTCGTACATCGCGGTGCGCAATGTGCGCGTGTGGCGTGATGACGCCACCTTCTCGGCACCCACTCGCGTGAGCTGGACGGAGGGGCTTTTTGACCCCCTCGCCTCGGGCGATGACGCTCACGCTCACGCTCACGATCACGGCCCCGACCTCGATGGCACCGGGCTGTGGCTGATCCCGGGGTTGGTCGATGCGCACCTGCACGCAGGGTGGCAGGCCTTCAACGCGGCCGACCGCGATGCGCTCGATGCTGATGCGACCCACGCCCTCGTGGCAGCGGGGCTGCGCCGCACTCTGCAAGCGGGCTTCACGAGTGCGCGCGATGCGGGCGGGCTCACCCCCGAGGCAATCGCGCAGATCCCAACATACGAGCGCCCCCGTATGCAGGCCGCAATCGCGATGATTGACCGCGGGGTGGCCGACCGCGCCGGCGGTATCGAACGCGCGGTTGATGAAGTATTGTCGCAGGGCGCGCAGTGGGTCAAGCTCGTTGCCACCGCAGGCGTTGCCTCGCCCGCGGGCGCGGGCCTCGAAGCCCACTTCACGCGCACCGAAGTGCAGCGGGCCGTATCCCTTGCCGGCGCCGCTTCGGCACAGGTGATGGTGCACGCCTGGGGCGGCGCCGCCATCGACGACGCAATCGAGGCCGGTGCGGCCAGCATCGAACACGGAATTTTTCTCACCCCCGCCCAGGCCACACGCATCACCGAGCGCGGGGTCACCTTCGTGCCCACGCTGCGCATTTACCGGCTGGTGCAGGCCATGATCGAGCGCGGCGAACTGCCCGCGAGCTTCGCGGCACGCGTCGCCGAGGCCGTGTCTACCCACCCGCACGCGGTGCGCATCGCGCGCGACGCCGGCTGCCAGATCGCCCTCGGCACCGACTACGGCACCCCGGGCCAGCACGGCACGGGCCGGCTCGAGTTTGACGTGCTTGTTGCGGCGGGCCTCACCCCCGAGGCCGCACTGGTGGCGGCCACCAGGGGCGGCGCGCAGCTGCTGGCGGGGGCTGATCCGGATCAATCCCTAGCGCTTGCCGGTCGCATCGCCCCCGGCGCCCCAGCCGATGCGGTGCTGCTGCGCCGCGACCCGCGGCAGCCCGGCGCCCTCTCAGACCCGGCGGCCATCGCCGCCGTTATTGCTCACGGGCGCCTCGTCGCCGATGTATCTTACGAAAGGAACCCATCATGA
- a CDS encoding DeoR/GlpR family DNA-binding transcription regulator yields the protein MAKPDRLRAVLELLSEHGRVEIDDLVTTLGISPATARRDLDTLAEQRMLTRTRGGAEALTVAYDLPLRYRDMRDPTAVKQRIAAAASALVRVGDVVGLSGGTTTTAIANALATRPDIMAQSHEPNLTVVTNAVNIAAELATRPQVKLMVSGGIVHPRSYELVGSFAEDTIGQVSLSIAFIGANALSLDHGATTHNEREAVVNALMATRADRAVLVVDSSKIGSKAFAAMGGPDKFDTIITDNGITDADHAALSSRGYEVIIAP from the coding sequence ATGGCAAAGCCAGATCGTCTGCGCGCGGTGCTCGAGCTGTTGAGCGAGCACGGCCGGGTCGAGATCGATGATCTCGTCACGACCCTCGGTATTTCGCCGGCGACCGCACGCCGCGATCTCGATACCCTCGCCGAGCAGCGCATGCTCACGCGCACCCGGGGCGGGGCCGAAGCGCTCACCGTGGCGTACGATCTGCCGCTGCGCTACCGCGATATGCGCGACCCCACCGCTGTGAAGCAGCGTATCGCGGCCGCGGCCAGCGCGCTCGTGCGCGTGGGCGATGTGGTGGGGCTCTCGGGCGGCACCACGACCACGGCGATTGCGAACGCTTTGGCCACCCGGCCCGACATCATGGCGCAGTCGCACGAACCCAATCTCACGGTCGTCACGAACGCGGTGAATATCGCGGCTGAGCTCGCTACCCGGCCGCAGGTGAAACTGATGGTGTCGGGCGGCATTGTGCACCCCCGCAGCTACGAGCTCGTGGGTTCGTTCGCAGAAGACACGATCGGGCAGGTGTCGCTTTCGATCGCGTTTATTGGGGCGAATGCGCTCAGCCTCGATCACGGCGCCACGACGCACAATGAGCGCGAGGCCGTGGTGAACGCGCTGATGGCGACGCGCGCCGACCGTGCGGTGCTCGTCGTTGACTCGTCAAAGATCGGCAGCAAGGCCTTCGCCGCGATGGGCGGGCCCGATAAATTCGACACCATCATCACCGATAACGGCATCACCGACGCCGATCACGCCGCGCTGTCGAGCCGCGGCTACGAAGTGATTATCGCTCCGTAA
- a CDS encoding carbohydrate ABC transporter permease, giving the protein MTLTTDSSPASGGAANGRSARGGGETHTPISRKNSGGRDLLQALPWIGPALILIFGVVFFPAGLMFFNSTRDISQSGIDKGSVGFDNYATVFGFAEFWPILLRTIIWVIVVVTFTVALSLVVAQVLNKAFPGRKLVRLAVIVPWAASVVMTTMVFYYGLEPYFGIINKFLVDVGLIDTPEGFGWTRNADTAFAWSMAIAVFVSLPFTTYTILAGLQAIPGDTLEAARVDGAGPAHTYFAVVLPQLRSALAVAILINIINVFNSLPILRIMTGSIPGYSADTIMTMIFKYMQDQHKVDVASALSVIGFLIVMVIVAIYVKAVKPMKEV; this is encoded by the coding sequence ATGACCCTCACCACCGACTCCTCTCCTGCCTCGGGCGGGGCGGCCAATGGCCGCTCCGCCCGAGGCGGTGGGGAAACGCACACACCAATTAGCCGCAAGAACTCTGGCGGGCGCGACCTGTTACAGGCGCTCCCCTGGATCGGCCCCGCGCTGATCTTGATCTTCGGTGTCGTGTTTTTCCCCGCCGGCCTGATGTTCTTCAACTCGACGCGAGACATCTCGCAGTCGGGCATCGATAAGGGCTCGGTCGGTTTCGATAACTACGCCACGGTGTTTGGCTTTGCCGAGTTCTGGCCGATTCTGCTGCGCACCATCATCTGGGTGATCGTCGTCGTCACGTTCACCGTCGCGCTGTCGCTCGTCGTCGCGCAGGTGCTCAACAAGGCCTTCCCCGGCCGCAAGCTCGTGCGCCTCGCGGTCATCGTGCCGTGGGCCGCCTCGGTCGTTATGACCACCATGGTGTTCTACTACGGCCTCGAACCGTACTTCGGCATCATCAACAAATTCTTGGTCGATGTTGGGCTCATCGATACCCCCGAGGGCTTTGGCTGGACCCGCAACGCCGATACCGCGTTCGCCTGGTCAATGGCCATCGCCGTGTTCGTATCGCTCCCCTTTACGACCTACACGATCCTCGCCGGGCTCCAGGCGATTCCCGGCGACACCCTCGAAGCGGCGCGCGTCGACGGTGCGGGCCCGGCCCACACCTACTTCGCGGTGGTGCTGCCGCAGCTGCGCAGCGCACTCGCGGTCGCGATTTTGATCAACATCATCAACGTGTTCAACTCGCTGCCCATCTTGCGCATCATGACCGGATCCATCCCCGGGTACAGCGCAGACACGATCATGACCATGATCTTTAAATACATGCAGGATCAGCACAAGGTCGATGTCGCGAGCGCGCTGTCGGTCATCGGCTTCCTCATCGTCATGGTCATCGTTGCCATCTATGTCAAGGCCGTCAAGCCCATGAAGGAGGTCTAG
- a CDS encoding SIS domain-containing protein produces the protein MTQARQPGAYMAEEIASQPDTWAQVAQMRDAHAQLPARGERVAVIGCGTSWFMAQSYAYLRESTGQGITDAFAASESFVDRGYDSVVALTRSGTTSEVLEIVERLRGKVKTVGVIGDPESPLPGMVDEAILLPFADEQSVVQTRFATTALALFRASLGEDLSRAIADAAKAVTEELPEELLTAEQVSFLGRGWTVGLAHEAALKMREAAQAWTESYPAMEYRHGPIAIAAPGRVTWRFGEAPEGLAEQVARTGAHFEASELDPLADLVRAQRVSLERALRLGLDPDQPRNLTRSVILEP, from the coding sequence ATGACGCAGGCACGACAGCCCGGGGCATACATGGCTGAGGAGATCGCTTCACAGCCCGACACCTGGGCACAGGTTGCGCAGATGCGCGACGCTCACGCACAGCTCCCGGCACGCGGTGAACGCGTCGCCGTGATCGGCTGCGGCACCTCATGGTTTATGGCGCAGTCGTACGCATACCTGCGTGAGTCGACCGGCCAGGGCATCACCGACGCATTCGCCGCTTCAGAGTCGTTTGTCGACCGCGGCTACGACTCGGTCGTCGCACTCACGCGCTCGGGCACCACGAGCGAGGTGCTCGAGATCGTTGAGCGCCTGCGTGGCAAGGTCAAGACCGTCGGCGTCATCGGTGACCCCGAGTCACCGCTGCCCGGCATGGTCGACGAGGCCATCCTGCTGCCCTTCGCTGACGAGCAGTCGGTGGTGCAGACCCGCTTCGCAACCACCGCGCTCGCACTGTTCCGTGCGTCGCTCGGCGAAGACCTGTCGCGCGCCATCGCTGACGCCGCCAAGGCCGTCACCGAAGAGCTCCCCGAAGAACTGCTGACGGCCGAGCAGGTCAGCTTCCTTGGCCGCGGCTGGACCGTGGGCCTCGCTCACGAGGCCGCGCTGAAGATGCGCGAGGCCGCACAGGCGTGGACCGAGTCGTACCCCGCCATGGAGTACCGTCACGGCCCCATCGCGATCGCCGCCCCCGGCCGCGTCACCTGGCGCTTCGGCGAAGCGCCCGAGGGCCTCGCCGAGCAGGTCGCCCGCACCGGCGCCCACTTCGAAGCCAGCGAGCTTGATCCGCTCGCCGATCTCGTGCGCGCACAGCGCGTCTCGCTCGAGCGCGCGCTGCGCCTCGGCCTCGATCCGGATCAGCCTCGTAACCTGACGCGCTCCGTCATCCTTGAGCCGTGA
- a CDS encoding extracellular solute-binding protein, with amino-acid sequence MKKSIKLGSVAIAAAAALALTSCGFSGGSGSSDASSGSSTLNLLVPSYSDNTQKLWNDVIAGFEEANPDIKVNLEVQSWDNLESVIATKVSGNQAPDIYNGGPFVGFAADDLLYKSSEVTSPDTLSDFQESFLENETYEGDAYALPWIASARALFVNNDLLKQAGVDEAPKNWDELLDTATKVSKLGGGVAGYGMPLGSEEAQAEAAIWLWGGGGSFGDAEKITVDTPENLVGAEQIKKMIDAGATQADPGSTQRSPLMEIFVQGKIGMQVGLPPTVGQIAENNPDLDYSITPIPTKDGSAMTVGVADQLMAFKNDGSKQEAITKFFDYVFAADTYVPWVSAEGFLPTTKSGAEALADDEALKPFLDVLPDAQFFPSTNPNWSATDSAFKALFGQLQKKSAADVLTEIQTQADEG; translated from the coding sequence ATGAAGAAATCCATCAAGCTCGGCTCTGTCGCCATCGCGGCGGCCGCGGCGCTCGCCCTAACCTCATGCGGTTTTAGCGGCGGATCAGGCAGTTCAGATGCCTCTTCAGGTTCGAGCACCCTCAACCTGCTCGTTCCCAGCTACTCAGACAACACCCAAAAGCTGTGGAACGACGTCATCGCCGGCTTCGAAGAGGCCAACCCCGATATCAAGGTCAACCTCGAGGTGCAGTCGTGGGACAACCTCGAATCGGTGATCGCGACCAAGGTTTCGGGCAACCAGGCTCCCGACATCTACAACGGTGGCCCATTCGTGGGCTTCGCCGCAGATGACCTGCTCTACAAGTCGTCAGAGGTCACCTCGCCCGACACCCTCTCAGACTTCCAGGAGTCGTTCCTCGAGAACGAGACCTACGAGGGCGACGCGTACGCTCTGCCGTGGATCGCTTCGGCGCGCGCGCTGTTCGTCAACAACGACCTGCTCAAGCAGGCGGGCGTCGACGAGGCCCCCAAGAATTGGGACGAACTGCTCGACACCGCCACGAAGGTCTCGAAGCTTGGCGGCGGCGTTGCCGGTTACGGCATGCCCCTCGGCTCAGAAGAGGCGCAGGCTGAAGCAGCCATCTGGCTGTGGGGCGGCGGCGGATCCTTCGGCGATGCCGAAAAGATCACCGTTGATACCCCCGAAAACCTCGTGGGTGCCGAGCAGATCAAGAAGATGATCGATGCGGGCGCTACCCAGGCTGATCCGGGTTCCACGCAGCGTTCACCGCTCATGGAGATCTTCGTGCAGGGCAAGATCGGCATGCAGGTGGGCCTGCCGCCGACCGTCGGCCAGATCGCCGAGAACAACCCCGATCTCGACTACTCGATCACTCCCATCCCCACCAAGGATGGCTCGGCCATGACCGTTGGCGTTGCCGACCAGCTGATGGCGTTCAAGAACGACGGCTCGAAGCAGGAAGCGATCACGAAGTTCTTCGACTACGTCTTCGCCGCTGACACGTACGTGCCGTGGGTTTCGGCCGAGGGCTTCCTGCCCACCACGAAGAGTGGCGCCGAAGCACTTGCCGATGATGAGGCCCTCAAGCCCTTCCTCGACGTGCTCCCCGATGCTCAGTTCTTCCCGAGCACCAACCCCAACTGGTCAGCCACCGACTCGGCGTTTAAGGCGCTCTTCGGCCAGCTGCAGAAGAAGTCGGCGGCCGATGTGCTGACCGAGATTCAGACGCAGGCTGACGAGGGTTAA